A portion of the Plasmodium relictum strain SGS1 genome assembly, chromosome: 11 genome contains these proteins:
- a CDS encoding DnaJ protein, putative — MNYHKILGVTKNACKKAIREAYLKKVKLYHPDINKNPDATSKFKQIQEAYQALYNNDYTNKSYYGENTYTKSYKSEDIKKNENYNYSDDFSEFHKAFYEEIRKMREKERSEQNRRYANNNYSSYSFNDIFHKYPREYFYINLMFKLFPLFIVPILFVFIIYKQYILKSHFKEKPIVIYDSYGRAFLVDIQGRKFRASEFDKY, encoded by the exons atgaattatcaCAAAATTTtag GTGTCACAAAGAATGCTTGTAAAAAAGCAATACGTGAAGCTTATTtgaaaaaagttaaattatATCATCCagatataaacaaaaatccAGATGCTACATCAAAATTTAAACAAATTCAAGAAGCATATCAAgctttatataataatgattatACAA ATAAATCTTACTATGGTGAAAATACATACACGAAAAGTTACAAAAGTGAagatataaagaaaaacGAAAACTATAACTATTCCGATGATTTTAGTGAATTTCATAAAGCGTTTTATGAAGAAATTCGTAAAATgagagaaaaagaaagaagtGAACAAAATAGG AGATATGCAAATAATAATTACAGTAGTTATTCCTTCAATGACATATTTCACAAATATCCAAGggaatatttttacataaatttaATGTTTAAATTGTTTCCCTTATTCATTGTACCcattttatttgtatttattatatataagcAATACAT ctTAAAGAGTCACTTTAAAGAAAAACCTATAGTTATATATGATTCCTATG gAAGGGCTTTTTTGGTAGACATTCAAGGAAGAAAATTCAg agcATCTGAATTTGATAAATActaa
- a CDS encoding regulator of chromosome condensation, putative, with product MTNFFKFKKSKEENVSQPKLVTKAIISSDFIRKLPKYEDKRTIIYYWGKRVINENDDTPEYLPTIYTELSHVKIKEISCNKTCALFLSNTGNMYSFGKGLHGELGQGNLIVYSIQPTLIESVNNIKQIACGYNHSLCLSNDNILYAWGHGNYNGLKCNFDRFVPTVLNIIDYGDVIETTLNVLSHLITDYEKCDKKKKICTQIYAKYNQSIAVCDNNRSLYIWGETYNNYLKYVPTFFYKFELNKIKQIAMGKNFAILLLINGELYGWGDGTYGELCKSSFDYEGGCYFIYPEPLILRDANNKKLPKVNKVCAGARHVLLITEDEHVWSFGDKISGQCGISGFQNIVTTPKFVELHENNQKAKKVFCGERHSACINKFNQLYMWGHSAHHKLIFTASSDFLLNQNMQPGISIQSGLKQKFNKATLIYSMLHQKVTNAYLGDDFTIVVVGGETCENHRQCDQCSDKTFYSVQEESAYIST from the coding sequence atgacaaatttttttaaatttaaaaaatctaaagaagaaaatgtgTCACAACCAAAATTGGTAACAAAAGCTATAATTTCATCAGattttataagaaaattaccaaaatatgaagataaaagaacaataatttattattggGGAAAAAgagttataaatgaaaatgatgataCTCCTGAATATTTACCTACAATATATACTGAACTTAGTCATGTGAAAATAAAAGAGATAAGTTGTAATAAAACATGtgctttatttttaagtaaCACAGGAAATATGTATTCATTTGGTAAAGGATTACATGGAGAATTAGGTCAAGGAAATTTAATTGTTTATAGTATACAACCCACATTAATTGAATcagtaaataatataaagcaAATCGCTTGTGGTTATAATCATTCTCTTTGTTTATCAAATGACAATATTCTTTATGCTTGGGGTCATGGAAATTATAATGGATTAAAATGTAATTTTGATAGATTTGTACCAACTGTTTTAAACATAATAGATTATGGAGATGTTATTGAAACAACATTAAATGTGTTATCTCACCTAATAACAGATTACGAAAAGtgtgataaaaaaaaaaaaatatgtacaCAAATATATGCAAAATATAATCAAAGTATAGCTGTTTGCGACAACAATAGATCCTTATATATATGGGGAGAaacttataataattatttgaaGTACGTACctacttttttttacaagtttgaattaaataaaataaaacaaatagcAATGGGGAAAAATTTTgccattttattattaattaatggAGAATTATATGGATGGGGTGATGGAACATATGGTGAATTATGTAAAAGCTCATTTGATTATGAGGGAGGTTGCTATTTTATTTATCCTGAACCATTAATATTAAGAGATGCCAATAACAAAAAGTTACCAAAAGTTAATAAGGTATGTGCAGGAGCAAGACATGTTTTGTTAATAACAGAAGATGAACATGTTTGGTCATTTGGAGATAAAATTTCAGGGCAATGTGGAATTTCAGGTTTTCAAAACATAGTTACTACACCAAAATTTGTTGAATTGCATGAAAACAATCAAAAGGCTAAAAAGGTATTTTGTGGAGAAAGACATTCAGcgtgtataaataaatttaatcaGTTGTACATGTGGGGCCATTCTGCACATCATAAATTGATTTTTACAGCTAGCTCAGACTTTTTGTTAAATCAAAATATGCAGCCAGGCATTTCTATTCAATCTGGATTAAAGCAGAAATTTAATAAAGCtactttaatttattcaatgttacaTCAAAAGGTTACTAATGCATATTTGGGTGATGATTTTACAATTGTAGTTGTTGGAGGAGAAACTTGTGAGAATCATAGACAATGTGATCAATGCTCTgataaaactttttattcAGTTCAAGAGGAAAGTGCTTATATTTCaacataa
- a CDS encoding phosphatase 2A regulatory subunit-related protein, putative — MNEHNSTGDGSIRKEKMNFNFKSFSQSFSEKSETKELKGFARFFLQGELMRQFLLDEDIWLFIQNVKIKLKEDPNEMDKWLDNQLHIAKTNAGNFFNSDIPPFHYIKKNAEYNHAKIDKDYEKNDFTHNDSFRKSKFIDKCINKKSDTKELEKRNIMDIEEINKKLINEVIKKNIENKEQKLEFYKKIEYRDNNEENYDFNETKLDSIYNNNNMKIENGISKITVIDNKNENNNVLKESVDNRTDKNATNKKDYMKRRKKEIGKNDFLNTNSNYDEEIEEKKILMNIKYQHSLENNLKNEIFNKKQNIINAYENNSVPSIYKKKNDLVITNNNIVNNENNDYLKDDSDYINDVRNSVTKNINSEDKFDKQKEKNENKLIETKSNEFQFRMNELMKKEIEDEIKKEESFHLNKFNENQLTENKLKEGSTHYKNKLAQMELAQNNSIENKFKNDFIENVYSKNNKITKNKLTSKDKNKKNEVQILIPKVTIKIGRLMNEDTDMKLKKIFSQCNNKMNLENFENLIVVNFLKIGKYMSHTLFSKIDKVHNDFITYKNLKKFFCNRFIDGTKDPSYYDDEKYKNMFKKGKKDFFESYFYNSIQNEYTKNDLMYDNEIDDFNSSQKGDHIEVPFKKCSIINFFNAIRDEKNDYLEFKDFDAYVREILRRNKSLQFLLDHVEFLERYIESVIVRLYYHIDINDTNKIYLNDLRKHDLAHVWCSLDDSIKVQHIRKYFNYSHFYVYYCTFCQTSSCKDMLIDNNDLYRFDNHSLNDFIVNRIWSRISMKLAGPNQKYMCLNDWIYFIMNYEDMTSNRSIEFWFKLIDLDADCVIRDHEIQVFFNIQMERLKSHYLEEPKFEDWLCQMNDAIQPTTEGNFTLSDFKKNRKYAAKFFGCLVSLSKLLAWESRDVHKELQIETEFPYWTPWEIFCKTKYDELCYIENESCYDENLDNYENYDSKNFYILDSD, encoded by the coding sequence ATGAACGAACACAATTCTACTGGAGATGGATCtataagaaaagaaaaaatgaatttcaATTTCAAGTCTTTTTCACAATCTTTTTCTGAAAAATCAGAAACTAAAGAATTAAAAGGTTTTGCTCGCTTTTTTTTACAAGGAGAATTAATGCGTCAGTTTTTATTGGACGAAGATATATGGTTATTTATacaaaatgtaaaaataaagttaaaaGAAGATCCAAATGAAATGGACAAGTGGCTAGATAATCAATTACATATAGCAAAAACTAATGCaggtaatttttttaattcagaTATTCCTccttttcattatataaaaaaaaatgctgaATATAATCATGCTAAAATTGACAAAGATTATGAGAAAAATGATTTTACTCATAACGATTCTTTTAGAAAAAGTAAATTCATTGATAAATGTATCAACAAAAAAAGTGATACAAAGgaattagaaaaaagaaatatcatGGATATTGAAGAAATAAACAAGAAACTTATAAATGAAGTGATAAAAAAGAAcatagaaaataaagaacaaaaattggaattttataaaaaaatagaatatagagataataatgaagaaaattatgATTTTAATGAAACAAAGTTGGACagtatttataataataataatatgaaaatagAGAATGGAATAAGTAAAATAACAGTAATAGataacaaaaatgaaaataataatgttttaaaaGAATCCGTAGATAATAGAACTGATAAAAATGCAACAAATAAGAAAGATTATatgaaaagaagaaaaaaagaaataggaaaaaatgattttttaaacACGAATAGCAATTATGATgaagaaatagaagaaaaaaaaattttaatgaatattaAATATCAGCATAGcttagaaaataatttaaagaatgagattttcaataaaaaacagaatataataaatgcatatgaaaataattcagTTCCCtccatatataaaaaaaaaaatgatttagtaataacaaataataatattgtgaataatgaaaataatgactATTTAAAAGACGATAGtgattatataaatgatgtAAGAAATAGTGTTactaaaaacataaatagtGAAGATAAATTTGATAAacaaaaggaaaaaaatgaaaacaaaCTAATAGAAACTAAATCCAACGAGTTTCAATTTAGAATGAATGagttaatgaaaaaagaaatagaagacgaaataaaaaaagaagaatccTTTCAcctaaataaatttaatgaaaatcaATTAactgaaaataaattaaaagaaggcAGTAcgcattataaaaataaattagcaCAAATGGAGTTAGCTCAAAATAATtcaatagaaaataaatttaaaaatgatttcATTGAAAACGTgtatagtaaaaataataaaataactaaaaataaattaacttcaaaagataaaaataaaaaaaatgaagtgCAAATTTTAATACCTAAAGTGACCATAAAAATTGGAAGGTTAATGAATGAAGACACGGATatgaagttaaaaaaaatatttagccagtgtaataataaaatgaatttagagaattttgaaaatttaatagttgtaaattttttaaagatagGGAAATATATGAGTCATacattattttcaaaaattgataaagttcataatgattttataacatataaaaatttaaaaaaatttttttgcaACCGTTTCATTGACGGGACAAAAGATCCAAGTTATTATGATGatgaaaaatacaaaaatatgtttaaaaaaggtaaaaaagatttttttgaaagttatttttataattctatacaaaatgaatatactaaaaatgatttaatgTATGACAATGAAATAGATGATTTTAATTCAAGTCAAAAAGGAGATCATATAGAAGttccatttaaaaaatgttctattataaattttttcaatGCAATTAGAGATGAAAAGAACGATTATTTAGAATTTAAGGATTTTGATGCATACGTAAGGGAAATTTTAAGAAGAAACAAATCTTTGCAATTTTTATTAGATCATGTAGAATTTTTAGAAAGATATATAGAATCAGTGATTGTTCGGTTGTATTATCATATAGACATAAACgatacaaataaaatatatttaaatgatcTGAGAAAACACGATTTAGCTCATGTTTGGTGCTCTCTAGACGATTCCATAAAAGTGCAGCACATTAGAAAATACTTTAACTATTCccatttttatgtatattattGTACTTTTTGCCAGACAAGTAGCTGTAAAGACATGTTGATAgataataatgatttatATCGATTTGATAATCATTCtttaaatgattttataGTTAATAGGATATGGTCAAGAATATCAATGAAATTAGCTGGACCTaatcaaaaatatatgtgTTTGAACGATtggatatattttataatgaaCTATGAAGATATGACTTCAAATAGATCTATTGAATTTTGGTTTAAATTAATTGATTTAGATGCAGATTGTGTAATAAGAGATCATGAGATTcaagttttttttaatatacaaATGGAAAGATTAAAATCTCATTACTTAGAGGAACCTAAATTCGAAGATTGGCTGTGCCAAATGAACGATGCTATTCAACCAACTACTGAAGGAAATTTCACTTTATccgattttaaaaaaaatagaaaatatgcTGCAAAATTTTTTGGATGCTTGGTTAGCTTATCAAAATTATTAGCATGGGAAAGTAGAGATGTGCATAAAGAACTTCAAATTGAAACAGAATTTCCATATTGGACTCCATGGgaaattttttgtaaaacgAAATATGATGAACTGTGTTATATTGAAAATGAGAGTTGCTATGATGAAAACCTTGATAATTACGAAAATTATGATTCGAAAAACTTTTATATCCTAGATTCAGATTaa
- a CDS encoding ubiquitin-conjugating enzyme, putative: MNSTSRSSKELLRLQKELKDIENENVEEIDAHIKDSNIFEWVGFIKGPSGTPYENGHFILDINIPNDYPYNPPKIKFSTKIWHPNISSQTGAICLDVLKNEWSPALTIRTALLSIQALLSDPQPDDPQDAEVAKMYKENYSLFLKTASVWTKTFATVPKKEPREVIIRKITEMGFTEDQAKNALIKANWNETLALNTLLENS, from the exons atgaattcAACATCACGAAGTTCAAAAGAGTTATTAAGATTGCAaaaa gaattaaaagatattgaaaatgaaaaCGTAGAAGAAATAGATGCACATATAAAAGATTCCAATATTTTCGAGTGGGTAGGTTTTATAAAAGGACCTTCTGGAACTCCATATGAGAATGgacattttattttagatATAAATATTCCTAATGATTATCCATATAATCCACCAAAA ATAAAATTTTCAACAAAAATTTGGCATCCAAACATATCAAGTCAAACAGGTGCAATATGCTTagatgttttaaaaaatgaatggaGTCCTGCACTAACAATTAGAACAGCTCTTTTATCAATTCAAGCACTTTTATCAGATCCTCAACCAG ATGATCCTCAAGATGCGGAAGTAGCAAAAAtgtataaagaaaattattctctctttttaaaaacaGCTAG tgTATGGACAAAAACTTTTGCAACGGTTCCTAAAAAAGAACCAAGAGAAGTTATa aTTAGAAAAATTACAGAAATGGGATTTACAGAAGATCAAGCAAAG AATGCTTTGATAAAAGCAAATTGGAATGAGACTTTAGCGTTAAATACTCTTTTAGAAAattcttaa
- the TIM23 gene encoding mitochondrial import inner membrane translocase subunit TIM23, putative, whose amino-acid sequence MGDYLKTGSINYDLEILKKKPEKKLSFDKQNLYLQGYGRQWGEKLVYNVGLAYGSGLLLGGSCGLIKGIIKGGKTKKLFLNSVLNSTSVIGPSVANQMASLTMIYYALNNIVKLFTKNEEVYNSTISGFLAGCIYKSSANYKVLGSYSIFSSAAFSLIDYGFKKGYI is encoded by the exons atgggtgattatttaaaaacagGATCTATTAATTATGAtttagaaattttaaaaaaaaaacctgagaaaaaattatcatttgataaacaaaatttatatCTTCAGGGATATGGAAGACAATGGGGTGAAAAATTAGTTTATAATGTTGGTTTAGCATATGGTTCAG GATTATTATTAGGTGGAAGTTGTGGTTTAATTAAAGGTATTATAAAAGGAGGGAAAActaaaaaactttttttaaattcagtTCTTAATTCTACTTCAGTAATTGGACCTAGTGTTGCCAATCAAATGGCTTCATTAACAATGATTTATTAtgcattaaataatattgtaAAACTGTTtacaaaaaatgaagaagtaTATAACTCTACCATATCAGGTTTTTTAGCTGGATGCATATATAAAAGTTCAGCAAATTATAAAGTTTTGGGAAgctattctattttttcatctGCTGCATTTTCCTTAATAGATTATGGTTTTAAAAAAGGATATATTTAA